Proteins from a genomic interval of Polaribacter sp. Q13:
- a CDS encoding TonB-dependent siderophore receptor has translation MKRQLLIVGVLACSFASTNLFAQQKEKVEALDEVVVTATKFNLKKENTGKVIQKITQKELQQNAGKNVIEILNNVVGIDVRGVNSNASEPRSINIRGGRNRQVLVLIDGVPVTDQSAINQQFDLRLLAVSQIESIEILKGASSTLYGSGAATAVINVVLKKASEDKISGSFETSVGTNNTANIKGSGLSDNNQNVSLNGTLGKLNFLGSFSITGTDGMSAAKSKTNAVYENDSFYSKNALLKLGYAVNDKFSIETFLNYDNFDYDFDAGAFSDSDVNIGDQEQFRVGVKPKYTYNKGEVYLLASANVVERNLEQFNSFAGALDNYEFVGRSVNLDLVNRYDFKDGKIQLITGLNYQIHSNNTITPFAEIEKGIANFNTVDPYASVVYITDFGLSANVGGRLNIHNVYGNHAVYDGNLAYSVLKNENASIKLLTSYSTAFITPSLYQLYDGFSGNLDLKPESNETFEAGFDVNYKDWLQFNVVYFNRKEEDAIIYDNATYKYGNGSSDANGLEINTNITPLKFLTVNASYTYVDKDKTEDFNDYIPANKFVAGLDVNAFTNTFFNITYKNVGDRSIFDRYGSFGTAGEDVILESYQVLDFAANYKLLEDTVTLFGGVSNILNEDYDDILGFSTRGRNFKLGVRLQF, from the coding sequence ATGAAAAGACAATTATTAATTGTTGGTGTTTTGGCATGTAGTTTTGCTAGCACAAATCTTTTTGCACAGCAAAAAGAAAAAGTAGAGGCTTTAGATGAAGTTGTTGTTACGGCAACAAAATTCAATCTAAAAAAAGAGAATACTGGTAAGGTAATTCAGAAAATTACTCAAAAAGAATTGCAACAAAATGCTGGTAAAAATGTTATTGAAATCCTAAATAATGTTGTTGGTATTGATGTTAGAGGTGTAAATTCTAATGCATCAGAACCAAGAAGTATTAATATTAGAGGAGGAAGAAATAGGCAAGTTTTAGTTTTAATTGATGGTGTGCCAGTTACAGATCAATCTGCAATTAATCAGCAATTCGATTTACGTTTATTAGCCGTTAGTCAAATAGAATCTATTGAAATTTTAAAAGGAGCATCATCTACATTATACGGTTCTGGAGCAGCTACTGCAGTTATTAATGTTGTTTTAAAGAAAGCTTCAGAAGATAAAATTTCTGGTTCTTTTGAAACAAGTGTTGGTACAAATAATACCGCAAATATTAAAGGAAGTGGATTGTCTGACAATAATCAGAATGTAAGTTTAAACGGTACTTTAGGAAAACTTAATTTCTTAGGTTCTTTTAGTATTACTGGAACAGACGGAATGTCTGCTGCAAAAAGTAAAACAAATGCTGTTTATGAAAATGATAGTTTTTATAGCAAAAATGCGTTGTTAAAATTAGGTTATGCAGTAAATGATAAGTTTTCTATTGAGACTTTCTTAAATTATGATAATTTTGATTATGATTTTGACGCAGGGGCTTTTTCTGATAGTGATGTAAATATTGGAGATCAAGAGCAGTTTAGAGTTGGTGTAAAACCAAAATACACTTATAATAAAGGAGAAGTTTACTTATTAGCCTCTGCAAATGTGGTAGAAAGAAATTTAGAGCAATTCAATTCTTTTGCGGGTGCTTTAGACAACTACGAATTTGTTGGTAGAAGTGTAAATTTAGATTTAGTAAATAGATATGATTTTAAGGATGGTAAAATTCAATTAATTACAGGTTTAAATTACCAAATTCATAGTAATAATACAATTACTCCTTTTGCAGAAATTGAAAAAGGAATTGCAAATTTTAATACTGTAGATCCTTATGCAAGTGTAGTGTATATAACAGATTTTGGTTTAAGTGCCAATGTAGGTGGACGATTAAATATTCATAATGTATATGGTAATCATGCAGTTTATGACGGGAATCTTGCGTACTCAGTTTTAAAGAATGAAAATGCTTCTATAAAATTATTAACTTCTTATAGTACTGCTTTTATTACACCAAGTTTGTATCAATTATATGATGGTTTTTCGGGTAATTTAGATTTAAAACCAGAATCTAATGAAACTTTTGAAGCAGGTTTTGATGTAAATTATAAAGATTGGCTTCAGTTTAATGTAGTTTATTTTAATAGAAAAGAAGAAGATGCAATCATTTATGATAATGCTACTTACAAATATGGTAATGGTTCTTCTGATGCAAATGGTTTGGAAATAAATACAAATATTACACCTCTTAAATTTTTAACTGTTAACGCTTCTTATACGTATGTAGATAAAGATAAAACAGAAGATTTTAACGATTATATTCCTGCAAATAAATTTGTAGCTGGTTTAGATGTAAATGCTTTTACAAATACATTCTTTAATATTACATATAAAAATGTAGGTGATAGAAGTATTTTTGATAGGTATGGTTCTTTTGGAACTGCTGGAGAAGATGTTATTTTAGAAAGTTACCAAGTATTAGATTTTGCTGCTAATTATAAATTATTAGAAGATACTGTAACTTTATTTGGTGGAGTTTCAAATATTTTAAATGAAGATTACGATGATATTTTAGGATTTTCTACACGTGGTAGAAACTTTAAATTAGGAGTAAGACTTCAGTTTTAA
- a CDS encoding bifunctional adenosylcobinamide kinase/adenosylcobinamide-phosphate guanylyltransferase codes for MIHYISGGERSGKSSYAQKMAEDISKTPFYLATSRIWDDDFKRRVERHISDRDERWTTIEEEKNISSVISKNTTVVIDCVTLWLTNFYVDTNYDTQECLKLAKQEIEKLTKIEANIIIISNEIGMGLHATTESGRKFTELQGWVNQFIAKKANKATFMVSGLPLKLK; via the coding sequence ATGATTCATTATATTTCTGGAGGAGAAAGATCTGGTAAAAGTAGTTACGCTCAAAAAATGGCGGAAGACATTTCTAAAACACCTTTTTATTTGGCAACTTCTAGAATTTGGGATGACGATTTTAAACGAAGAGTAGAAAGGCATATTTCTGATAGAGATGAACGATGGACCACCATTGAAGAAGAAAAAAACATTAGCTCCGTTATTTCGAAAAACACAACCGTTGTAATAGACTGCGTTACTTTATGGCTTACTAATTTTTATGTTGACACCAATTATGACACGCAAGAATGTTTAAAATTAGCCAAACAAGAAATAGAAAAACTCACAAAAATAGAAGCTAATATCATTATTATTTCTAACGAAATTGGCATGGGACTGCATGCTACAACAGAATCTGGAAGAAAATTCACAGAACTACAAGGTTGGGTAAATCAATTTATTGCAAAAAAAGCGAACAAAGCGACTTTTATGGTCTCTGGATTACCACTAAAATTAAAATAA
- the cobT gene encoding nicotinate-nucleotide--dimethylbenzimidazole phosphoribosyltransferase, with protein sequence MTSKITALSKEMQTALQKKIDFKTKPIGSLGLLETIAIKIGSIQNTLTPKITEPTIIVFAGDHGISKSKGVSPYPQEVTQQMVFNFLNGGAAINVFCKQNKINLKIIDAGVNADFDKSDALISAKTAKGTKDFSIEKAMTMAQCNLALEKGKEIVNTSFQKNCNTIGFGEMGIGNTSSAALLMSYFTAIGIEDCVGKGTGLNDEGLQQKKTILKKVYQKHIINIDAPTDALATFGGFEIVMIAGAILEAAALKMTILIDGFIVTSALLAAHAIDKNVLDYCIFTHSSGEQGHQKILNFLKVKPVLNLGLRLGEGTGAAVALPIIQSSVLFLNEMATFESANVSEA encoded by the coding sequence ATGACTTCAAAAATTACAGCACTTTCTAAAGAAATGCAAACAGCCCTCCAAAAAAAAATAGATTTTAAAACAAAACCTATAGGTTCTTTAGGTTTGTTAGAAACGATTGCTATTAAAATAGGAAGCATTCAAAATACACTAACTCCAAAAATTACAGAACCAACTATTATTGTATTTGCAGGAGATCATGGTATTTCAAAATCAAAAGGTGTTAGTCCATATCCACAAGAAGTAACGCAGCAAATGGTGTTTAACTTTTTAAATGGAGGTGCTGCAATTAACGTTTTTTGTAAACAAAATAAGATCAATTTAAAAATTATAGATGCTGGTGTAAATGCCGATTTTGATAAAAGTGATGCATTAATTTCTGCTAAAACAGCAAAAGGAACAAAAGACTTCTCTATAGAAAAAGCCATGACAATGGCACAATGTAATTTAGCTTTAGAAAAAGGAAAAGAAATAGTAAACACATCTTTTCAAAAAAACTGTAATACCATTGGTTTTGGAGAAATGGGAATTGGAAACACTTCTTCTGCAGCACTTTTAATGAGTTATTTTACAGCGATTGGTATTGAAGATTGTGTTGGAAAAGGAACAGGTTTAAATGATGAAGGTCTTCAACAAAAAAAGACAATTTTAAAAAAAGTATACCAAAAACACATCATAAATATAGACGCACCAACTGATGCACTCGCCACTTTTGGAGGTTTCGAAATTGTAATGATTGCAGGTGCAATTTTAGAAGCTGCTGCTTTAAAAATGACTATTTTAATAGACGGCTTTATTGTAACTTCTGCCTTGTTGGCAGCTCATGCAATTGATAAAAATGTATTAGATTACTGTATTTTTACACATTCTTCTGGAGAACAAGGTCATCAAAAAATATTAAATTTCTTAAAGGTAAAACCTGTTTTAAATTTAGGTTTACGTTTAGGAGAAGGAACAGGAGCTGCGGTTGCACTGCCTATTATTCAATCTTCAGTGCTATTTTTAAACGAAATGGCCACTTTTGAAAGTGCCAATGTAAGCGAAGCTTAA
- a CDS encoding adenosylcobinamide-GDP ribazoletransferase — MKKEIHYFLTAILFFTRIPCPKWVGHSSEMLNKSNRYFSLVGILVGSIAALVYYLATFLFTPEISIILSMISSIWATGAFHEDGFADSCDGFGGGWTKEKILLIMKDSRLGTFGVIGLFSILLLKFSAIQALSSSAINIPLLIISGHAISRFIATILLYTHPYVRDIETSKIKPTTTQMSTKSLVISCFFGVLPLFFFQNYRVFLCLIPLLITYWYVARFFKKWIGGQTGDCAGALQQVAEVVFYLFILVLWRLY, encoded by the coding sequence ATGAAAAAAGAAATTCATTATTTTTTAACTGCCATATTATTTTTTACGAGAATACCTTGCCCAAAGTGGGTAGGACATTCCTCTGAAATGCTAAATAAAAGTAACCGTTACTTTTCTTTAGTGGGTATTTTAGTAGGATCTATTGCTGCTTTGGTTTACTATTTGGCAACGTTTCTTTTTACTCCAGAAATCTCTATTATTTTAAGTATGATTTCTTCTATTTGGGCAACTGGAGCTTTTCATGAAGACGGTTTTGCCGATTCTTGCGATGGTTTTGGAGGTGGCTGGACCAAAGAAAAAATCTTACTAATCATGAAAGATTCCAGATTAGGAACTTTTGGAGTTATTGGATTATTTTCAATTCTTTTATTAAAATTTTCAGCAATACAAGCGCTTAGTTCATCTGCTATAAATATTCCATTACTTATTATTTCTGGTCATGCTATTAGTCGTTTTATAGCTACCATCCTACTCTACACGCATCCGTATGTAAGAGATATTGAAACTTCTAAAATAAAGCCGACAACAACACAAATGAGTACAAAATCTTTAGTGATTTCTTGCTTTTTTGGAGTTTTACCACTTTTCTTTTTCCAAAATTACAGAGTATTTCTATGTCTTATACCTTTATTAATAACGTATTGGTATGTAGCCCGTTTTTTTAAGAAATGGATTGGCGGACAAACAGGAGATTGTGCGGGTGCTTTGCAACAAGTTGCAGAAGTTGTTTTTTATCTTTTTATACTTGTTTTATGGAGATTATATTAA
- the cobC gene encoding alpha-ribazole phosphatase, translating to MEIILIRHTAPKIAKGICYGQADIDVTDTFLEEIKPILKKVSTYDAETVYYSSPLKRCKKLAEKLSNKVLFDDRLKELNFGDWELQNWNDINKTELDIWMNDFVKVAVTKGESYLDLHARTTNFLLEISQQKHKKVVIITHAGVMRSLHSFINKIPLEKSFDLKLQYAQVLEINY from the coding sequence ATGGAGATTATATTAATTAGACATACAGCTCCCAAAATAGCAAAAGGAATTTGCTACGGACAAGCTGATATTGATGTTACTGATACTTTTTTAGAGGAAATTAAACCTATTTTAAAGAAAGTTTCTACTTATGATGCTGAAACTGTTTATTATAGTAGTCCACTTAAAAGGTGTAAAAAGCTAGCCGAAAAACTTTCAAATAAAGTTCTTTTTGATGATCGTTTAAAAGAGTTAAATTTTGGAGATTGGGAACTACAAAACTGGAACGATATCAATAAAACTGAATTAGATATTTGGATGAATGACTTTGTAAAGGTTGCTGTAACAAAGGGTGAATCATATTTAGATTTACATGCTAGAACTACAAATTTTCTTTTAGAAATAAGCCAGCAAAAACACAAAAAGGTTGTTATTATAACGCATGCAGGTGTTATGAGAAGTTTGCATTCTTTTATCAATAAAATCCCTTTAGAAAAATCTTTTGATTTAAAATTACAATACGCACAAGTTTTAGAAATAAATTATTAA
- a CDS encoding ABC transporter substrate-binding protein → MKHLLAFLIISSLFFSCQKKANQATVKTTLKSNIKYAKGFDIITIDNQKKLVIKKPYQNSKVEFTYLLGDKTDLSKNELKIPIKNIVVTSTTHISMLEQIGAEKFLTGFPQTKFISSEKTRKRIAEGKVVELGSERSMNTEKLLELAPNLVIGFGLNGNNKTYKTIMRNGIPVIYNGDWLEDTPLGRAEWIKFFGVLFNKEKEADSIFNVIESNYLAVKKIALKSKTIPTIISGNLFKDTWYMPAGKSFIATYFKDANTNYIWKNTKGNGSLPLSIESVLDKGKDADFWIGCGLFESREEMLRSNQSYNSFNTFKNKNVYTYATNKGITGGLIYFEKAPVRPDLLLKDIIKITHPNLLPNYSLTFFAKMN, encoded by the coding sequence ATGAAACATCTTTTAGCTTTCTTAATTATAAGTAGTCTCTTCTTTTCTTGTCAAAAAAAAGCAAATCAAGCAACAGTAAAAACAACGCTAAAAAGTAACATAAAGTATGCTAAAGGTTTTGATATAATTACAATAGATAATCAGAAAAAATTAGTCATAAAAAAACCGTATCAAAACTCTAAAGTAGAATTTACCTACCTACTTGGCGATAAAACGGATCTTAGTAAAAATGAATTAAAAATTCCTATTAAAAACATCGTGGTAACTAGTACTACCCATATATCAATGTTAGAACAAATTGGAGCAGAAAAATTTTTAACCGGATTTCCTCAAACAAAGTTTATTTCTTCAGAAAAAACTAGAAAACGTATTGCTGAAGGTAAGGTTGTTGAGTTAGGTAGTGAACGATCTATGAACACAGAAAAACTACTAGAATTAGCTCCAAATCTTGTAATTGGTTTTGGCTTAAATGGGAATAACAAAACATATAAAACAATTATGAGAAACGGAATTCCCGTTATTTATAATGGAGATTGGTTAGAAGACACTCCTTTAGGTCGCGCAGAATGGATTAAGTTTTTTGGTGTTTTATTCAACAAAGAAAAAGAAGCAGACAGTATTTTTAACGTCATTGAGTCTAATTATTTAGCTGTAAAAAAAATAGCTTTAAAATCAAAAACTATTCCCACTATTATTTCTGGTAATTTATTTAAAGACACATGGTATATGCCAGCTGGTAAAAGTTTTATTGCTACTTATTTTAAAGATGCCAACACAAATTATATATGGAAAAACACCAAAGGAAATGGTAGCTTACCTTTAAGTATAGAAAGCGTATTAGACAAGGGAAAAGATGCCGATTTTTGGATTGGTTGTGGTTTATTTGAAAGCAGAGAAGAAATGTTAAGATCTAATCAATCTTACAATTCTTTTAATACTTTTAAGAATAAAAACGTGTATACCTATGCCACTAATAAAGGAATAACGGGCGGACTTATTTACTTTGAAAAAGCTCCTGTAAGACCAGATTTACTTTTAAAAGACATTATAAAAATTACGCACCCAAATTTGTTACCAAATTATAGCTTAACTTTCTTCGCAAAAATGAACTAA
- a CDS encoding GMP reductase, giving the protein MRIENELKLGFKDVMIRPKRSTLKSRSQVSLERTFTFLHSDVVWTGIPIMAANMDTVGTFEMAKALAKHGLFTAIHKHYTIEEWRNFAAKADKKTLNNIAVSTGTGKEDSEKVKQILSEFPQINFICVDVANGYSEHFVNFVQKMRKNHPKKVIIAGNVVTGEMVEELLLAGADIIKVGIGPGSVCTTRVKTGVGYPQLSAIIECADAAHGMGGQIISDGGCKIPGDLSKAFGGSADFVMLGGMLAGHEESGGELIEKNGKKFKAFYGMSSTTAMNKHVGGVANYRASEGKTVDVPYRGNVDDTIIDILGGIRSTCTYVGASRLKELTKRTTFIRVQEQENQVYS; this is encoded by the coding sequence ATGAGAATAGAAAATGAATTAAAATTAGGTTTTAAAGATGTTATGATTCGTCCTAAACGTTCTACACTAAAATCGCGTTCGCAAGTAAGTTTAGAAAGAACATTTACTTTTTTACATAGTGATGTTGTTTGGACAGGAATACCAATTATGGCTGCAAATATGGATACCGTAGGTACTTTTGAAATGGCAAAAGCGCTTGCAAAACATGGTCTTTTTACCGCAATTCATAAACATTACACTATTGAAGAGTGGAGAAATTTTGCCGCAAAAGCGGATAAAAAAACATTAAATAATATTGCAGTTAGTACAGGAACTGGAAAAGAAGATTCAGAAAAAGTGAAGCAGATTTTATCTGAATTTCCTCAAATTAATTTTATTTGTGTGGATGTTGCCAACGGTTATTCTGAACATTTTGTGAATTTTGTACAGAAAATGCGTAAAAATCACCCTAAAAAAGTAATTATTGCAGGGAATGTAGTTACAGGTGAAATGGTAGAAGAATTATTGTTGGCTGGCGCTGATATTATAAAAGTTGGCATTGGTCCTGGTTCTGTTTGTACAACGCGCGTAAAAACCGGAGTTGGTTATCCACAATTATCTGCTATTATAGAATGTGCAGATGCTGCTCACGGAATGGGCGGTCAAATTATTTCTGATGGAGGTTGTAAAATTCCTGGCGATTTATCTAAAGCTTTTGGAGGTAGTGCAGATTTTGTAATGTTAGGTGGTATGCTTGCTGGTCATGAAGAAAGTGGTGGTGAATTGATAGAAAAAAATGGTAAAAAATTCAAAGCTTTTTACGGAATGAGTTCTACAACTGCTATGAATAAACATGTTGGTGGTGTTGCAAACTATAGAGCTTCTGAAGGAAAAACAGTTGACGTTCCTTATAGAGGAAATGTAGATGATACCATTATAGATATTTTAGGCGGAATAAGATCTACATGTACCTATGTTGGTGCAAGCAGATTAAAAGAATTGACGAAAAGAACTACTTTTATTAGAGTCCAAGAACAAGAAAATCAAGTATATTCTTAA
- a CDS encoding ABC transporter substrate-binding protein, giving the protein MKNLNFILVLFFLTLTISCKKEIVNVHKNSQSESSIKYAKGFDIIDDHGLKKLIIKSAYQKSKEVSEYIIKNKSGNSSSLKNTIYTPIHKIVVTSTTHIPMVELLNEETSIIGFPYTKYVSSEKTRQLIDAGKITEIGKESSLNTEILLDLQPELVVGYSVSSADKSLTTVKRAGINVIYNGDWLEETPLGRAEWIKFFGVLFNKEKQADSIFKVIETNYLEAKNIAIKSTKKPTILSGAIMSKDIWNLPAGESFVAQFFKDANLNYLWKNTKGKGSLSLSFESIFDKGQNADYWISPGYFSAKEQLLQSNQIYTEFNAFKNDEIYTSTTKKGKTGGIIYFELAATRPDLVLKDIIKITNPDLLPNYEMTFFEKMK; this is encoded by the coding sequence ATGAAAAATTTAAATTTTATTCTTGTTTTATTCTTTTTAACGTTAACGATTTCTTGTAAAAAAGAAATCGTTAACGTTCATAAAAACTCACAATCCGAAAGTAGTATTAAATATGCGAAAGGGTTTGATATTATTGATGATCATGGTCTTAAAAAGTTAATTATAAAATCTGCTTATCAAAAATCTAAAGAAGTTTCTGAATATATTATTAAAAACAAATCCGGAAATAGTTCCTCTTTAAAAAACACCATCTATACTCCTATTCACAAGATTGTCGTTACATCTACAACTCATATTCCTATGGTTGAGTTGTTAAATGAAGAAACTTCAATTATTGGTTTTCCGTATACTAAATATGTTTCATCAGAAAAAACAAGACAGTTAATTGATGCTGGTAAAATAACTGAAATTGGTAAAGAAAGTTCTTTAAACACAGAAATTTTGCTAGACCTGCAACCTGAATTGGTTGTTGGTTATAGTGTTTCTTCTGCGGATAAAAGTTTGACAACCGTTAAAAGAGCTGGTATAAATGTAATTTATAATGGAGATTGGTTAGAAGAAACACCGTTAGGAAGAGCCGAATGGATTAAATTTTTTGGCGTTCTTTTTAATAAAGAAAAACAGGCTGACAGTATTTTTAAAGTAATTGAAACAAATTATTTGGAAGCAAAAAATATCGCTATAAAATCAACTAAAAAGCCTACTATTTTATCAGGTGCTATCATGAGTAAGGATATTTGGAATTTACCTGCCGGAGAAAGTTTTGTTGCTCAATTTTTTAAAGATGCAAATCTTAACTACTTATGGAAAAATACTAAGGGAAAAGGAAGTTTATCTTTAAGTTTTGAAAGTATTTTTGATAAAGGACAAAATGCTGATTATTGGATATCTCCTGGTTATTTTTCTGCAAAAGAACAGCTATTACAAAGCAATCAAATTTATACTGAATTCAATGCCTTTAAAAATGATGAGATTTATACATCTACAACTAAAAAAGGAAAAACGGGTGGCATCATTTATTTTGAGTTAGCAGCTACAAGACCCGATTTAGTTTTAAAAGATATTATAAAAATTACAAATCCAGATTTGTTACCTAATTATGAAATGACGTTTTTTGAAAAAATGAAATAA
- a CDS encoding LuxR C-terminal-related transcriptional regulator: MKFTLLLLFFVGNIFSQSEVYYYKDSNNNFTYKNIDKEEFKLLKKQILEPNSKATYWFKVPASSTYLNYIFRINSIRANNVHAYQNLKEVKKLSNQRYVSFKFSRKYPIYIKTNSNFSSYYPVVLQKEEASLFREKLLLILNGFYYGAAFLVILFSISYFYFFKDIAFLYHAFLLICISFSFVVFDGSLNLFNVDAKNIELLILLDYILLSFSSLKFGNSFLMLDKNFPTVKKYTFFLFFNIVLFVILFYFLKINVLYTILSILTLLFLFLYWFLGVLLFKRNKHTKLFVFSYVFLLFSGFDFFVLKNLGISLFESNPTNLKIGGFVQIIVLSFGVLYREKDLRKYNFYMKNEIIRYSKELKKLIKPEEEVPLTESLENLSIREREIFDLIVTGKSNKEIANEVNISVNTVKFHVKNIYGKLEIKNRKEALIIENSIKKQIL; encoded by the coding sequence ATGAAGTTTACTTTACTATTACTATTTTTTGTGGGAAATATCTTTTCGCAATCGGAGGTTTATTATTACAAAGATTCAAACAATAATTTTACTTATAAAAATATTGATAAAGAAGAATTTAAACTATTAAAAAAACAGATTTTAGAACCAAATTCTAAGGCCACTTATTGGTTTAAAGTACCTGCAAGTTCAACTTATTTAAACTATATTTTTCGAATAAATAGCATAAGAGCTAATAATGTTCATGCGTATCAGAATTTAAAAGAAGTTAAGAAATTAAGTAATCAAAGATATGTATCCTTTAAATTTTCAAGAAAATATCCAATATATATAAAAACGAATTCTAATTTTAGTTCTTATTATCCTGTAGTGCTGCAAAAAGAGGAAGCTTCTTTATTTCGAGAAAAATTACTGCTAATACTTAATGGTTTTTATTACGGTGCTGCATTTTTAGTAATACTTTTTAGTATTAGTTATTTTTACTTTTTTAAAGATATTGCTTTTTTATATCATGCTTTTTTACTTATCTGTATCTCTTTTAGTTTTGTAGTATTTGATGGATCATTAAATTTATTTAATGTGGATGCAAAAAATATAGAACTTTTAATCTTATTAGATTACATTTTACTGAGCTTTAGTTCATTAAAATTTGGGAATAGTTTTTTGATGTTAGATAAAAATTTTCCTACCGTTAAAAAGTATACTTTTTTTTTATTTTTTAATATTGTGTTATTTGTAATCTTATTTTATTTTTTAAAAATTAATGTACTTTATACCATACTAAGCATTTTAACACTACTATTTTTATTTCTTTATTGGTTTTTAGGTGTTTTACTTTTTAAAAGAAATAAGCATACTAAACTCTTTGTATTTTCATATGTATTCTTATTGTTTAGTGGTTTTGATTTTTTTGTTTTAAAAAACTTGGGAATTTCATTGTTTGAAAGTAACCCCACCAATTTAAAAATAGGGGGCTTTGTGCAAATTATTGTATTATCATTTGGGGTATTGTATAGAGAGAAAGATTTAAGAAAATATAATTTTTATATGAAGAATGAAATTATAAGATATTCTAAAGAATTAAAAAAACTTATAAAACCAGAAGAGGAAGTTCCTTTAACAGAAAGTTTAGAAAACTTAAGTATTAGAGAAAGAGAAATTTTTGATTTAATTGTAACGGGGAAATCAAATAAAGAAATAGCAAATGAAGTAAACATCTCTGTAAATACCGTAAAGTTTCATGTGAAAAATATTTACGGAAAATTAGAGATAAAAAATAGAAAAGAAGCCTTAATCATTGAAAACAGTATAAAAAAACAGATTTTATAA
- a CDS encoding aspartate/glutamate racemase family protein, which translates to MKKIGLIGGITPESTILYYRILNELNAKNLGKAHSAEVIISSFDFGKIEKLLKENRWDLLELLMAETGKSLEKAGASCIIICANTMHLCIEAVKKVVSIPVIHIAEATSKKIIEKKIKKVVLLGTKYTMEKDFFINFLTSFGIETIIPNVAERDIIHNVIYEELAIGVLNPVSKEKYLKIINRLIKNGAEGVILGCTEIPLLISQEDVTIPVFNTTKIHATAAFNFSTKHKQQQQQQQQ; encoded by the coding sequence ATGAAGAAAATAGGATTAATTGGAGGAATTACTCCAGAATCTACCATTTTATATTATCGAATTTTAAATGAATTGAATGCTAAAAATTTAGGTAAGGCTCATTCTGCAGAAGTAATTATTAGTTCTTTTGATTTTGGCAAAATAGAGAAACTTCTCAAAGAGAATCGGTGGGATTTGTTAGAGCTGTTAATGGCTGAAACTGGTAAAAGTCTAGAAAAAGCTGGAGCATCTTGTATTATTATCTGTGCAAATACTATGCATTTGTGTATAGAAGCCGTTAAAAAAGTGGTTTCTATTCCTGTTATTCATATTGCCGAAGCAACTTCAAAAAAAATAATTGAAAAGAAAATAAAAAAGGTTGTTTTATTAGGGACAAAATATACCATGGAGAAAGATTTTTTTATTAATTTTTTAACTTCTTTTGGTATAGAAACGATCATTCCTAATGTAGCAGAAAGAGATATTATACATAATGTAATATATGAAGAACTTGCTATTGGAGTTCTCAATCCAGTCTCAAAAGAAAAGTATTTGAAAATTATAAATAGATTGATTAAGAATGGTGCAGAAGGTGTTATTTTAGGTTGTACAGAAATCCCATTATTAATTAGTCAAGAGGATGTTACTATACCTGTTTTTAATACTACTAAAATTCATGCTACTGCAGCTTTTAACTTTTCAACTAAACATAAGCAACAACAACAGCAACAGCAACAATAA